In Alosa sapidissima isolate fAloSap1 chromosome 4, fAloSap1.pri, whole genome shotgun sequence, the following are encoded in one genomic region:
- the tmem167b gene encoding protein kish-B, whose translation MTNVYSFDGILVFGLLFICTCAYLKKVPRLNSWLLSEKKGVWGVFYKAAVIGTRLHFAVALSCLSMAFYVVFLK comes from the exons ATGACAAACG tatactcttttgacgGGATCCTGGTGTTTGGACTCCTGTTTATttgcacatgtgcatacctcAAAAAGGTCCCCCGACTCAACAGTTGGTTGCTGTCAGAGAAGAAAGGGGTGTGGGGCGTCTTTTATAAAG CGGCGGTGATTGGGACACGGCTTCACTTCGCGGTAGCGTTATCCTGTCTCTCAATGGCTTTCTATGTGGTCTTTCTGAAATGA